From Etheostoma cragini isolate CJK2018 chromosome 1, CSU_Ecrag_1.0, whole genome shotgun sequence, a single genomic window includes:
- the LOC117958424 gene encoding homeobox-containing protein 1-like isoform X2 gives MFQQCEEPRFTIEQIDLLQRLRRTGITQVEVLHALDTLDHLERQHGHKLTHKPPYMPPSSSLSSSSAVVASSSMTSTATQTSFPNSRLSPSPNNNFDTTSPLLPIPVASPVAMAAVVQNGLVAVTNGKLSPPRFPLGVVSGSVAAPGYGFETSEEDLDVDEKVEDLMRRDSAMIKEEIKSFLANRRISQAVVAQVTGISQSRISHWLLQQGSDLSEQKKRAFFRWYQLEKTNPGATLAMRAAPLALEEVMDWHQAPPSFGSAPGGFRLRRGSRFTWRKECLAVMESYFIDNQYPDEAKREEIATACNTVIQKPGKKLSDLERVTSLKVYNWFANRRKDIKRRANIAAILESHGIEVQSPGGQSNSDEVDGNDFPDQGCEVSLFDKRASARQFGFSRADLSSPTQVPTLLPSWFSALGRGGLSGQRGTSLIGRSLPQAEGSRLTGVSWSPPSPSLQDEPTIHSVLSEPQDPIGLEKAAVNHSNQAQANQVDVAGCSIGNDIKTETLEDD, from the exons ATGTTCCAGCAGTGTGAGGAGCCTCGTTTCACCATCGAGCAGATTGACCTCCTCCAGAGGCTACGGAGGACAGGTATCACACAGGTGGAGGTCCTCCACGCCCTGGACACCCTGGACCACCTGGAGCGCCAACATGGACACAAGTTGACCCATAAGCCTCCCTACATGCCTCCCTCGTCTTCCTTGTCTTCATCCAGCGCCGTCGTTGCTTCTTCTTCCATGACTTCCACCGCTACTCAGACAAGTTTCCCTAACAGCCGGCTCTCACCGTCACCTAATAACAACTTCGACACCACCTCCCCCCTTCTACCAATTCCAGTAGCATCGCCTGTCGCCATGGCTGCGGTAGTCCAGAATGGCCTAGTTGCTGTCACCAATGGGAAGCTGTCACCTCCCCGGTTTCCCCTTGGTGTTGTTAGTGGCAGTGTCGCAGCGCCAGGCTACGGGTTCGAGACCAGCGAAGAGGACTTAGATGTTGATGAAAAGGTGGAGGACTTGATGAG GAGGGACAGTGCTATGATCAAAGAAGAGATTAAGTCTTTCCTGGCAAACAGGCGGATCTCCCAGGCTGTGGTTGCTCAGGTAACGG GGATCAGTCAGAGCCGGATCTCCCACTGGCTCCTACAGCAGGGATCAGACCTCAGCGAGCAGAAGAAAAGAGCCTTCTTTCGCTGGTACCAGCTGGAGAAAACCAACCCTG GTGCCACTCTTGCAATGCGAGCCGCCCCACTGGCTCTGGAGGAGGTGATGGACTGGCACCAAGCCCCGCCCTCATTTGGCTCAGCCCCCGGGGGCTTCCGCCTGCGGCGAGGGAGCAGATTCACCTGGAGGAAGGAGTGTCTGGCTGTCATGGAGAG CTACTTCATTGATAACCAGTACCCCGATGAAGCCAAGAGAGAGGAGATTGCCACCGCCTGCAACACTGTCATTCAGAAACCAG gtaAGAAGCTGTCCGATTTAGAGAGGGTGACATCTCTGAAGGTCTACAACTGGTTTGCCAACCGCCGCAAAGACATCAAGAGGCGCGCTAACATTG CAGCCATCTTGGAGAGCCACGGCATCGAGGTCCAGAGTCCAGGCGGTCAGTCCAACAGCGACGAGGTGGATGGCAACGACTTCCCCGACCAG GGCTGTGAGGTGTCCTTATTTGACAAGAGAGCTTCGGCCAGGCAGTTTGGTTTCAGTCGAGCTGACCTGTCCTCTCCAACCCAG GTACCCACACTGCTCCCGAGCTGGTTTTCTGCCCTGGGTAGAGGAGGCTTGTCTGGACAGAGGGGCACTTCTTTGATTGGCCGATCCCTCCCCCAGGCGGAAGGTTCCAGATTGACAGGTGTGTCCTGGTCTCCCCCCTCGCCCTCCCTCCAGGATGAACCCACCATTCACAGCGTGCTGTCTGAGCCCCAGGACCCAATCGGTTTGGAGAAGGCGGCTGTCAATCACAGCAACCAAGCCCAAGCCAATCAGGTGGATGTGGCGGGGTGCAGTATTGGGAACGACATCAAGACGGAAACGCTGGAGGACGACTGA
- the LOC117958424 gene encoding homeobox-containing protein 1-like isoform X3 produces the protein MFQQCEEPRFTIEQIDLLQRLRRTGITQVEVLHALDTLDHLERQHGHKLTHKPPYMPPSSSLSSSSAVVASSSMTSTATQTSFPNSRLSPSPNNNFDTTSPLLPIPVASPVAMAAVVQNGLVAVTNGKLSPPRFPLGVVSGSVAAPGYGFETSEEDLDVDEKVEDLMRRDSAMIKEEIKSFLANRRISQAVVAQVTGISQSRISHWLLQQGSDLSEQKKRAFFRWYQLEKTNPGATLAMRAAPLALEEVMDWHQAPPSFGSAPGGFRLRRGSRFTWRKECLAVMESYFIDNQYPDEAKREEIATACNTVIQKPGKKLSDLERVTSLKVYNWFANRRKDIKRRANIAILESHGIEVQSPGGQSNSDEVDGNDFPDQGCEVSLFDKRASARQFGFSRADLSSPTQVPTLLPSWFSALGRGGLSGQRGTSLIGRSLPQAEGSRLTGVSWSPPSPSLQDEPTIHSVLSEPQDPIGLEKAAVNHSNQAQANQVDVAGCSIGNDIKTETLEDD, from the exons ATGTTCCAGCAGTGTGAGGAGCCTCGTTTCACCATCGAGCAGATTGACCTCCTCCAGAGGCTACGGAGGACAGGTATCACACAGGTGGAGGTCCTCCACGCCCTGGACACCCTGGACCACCTGGAGCGCCAACATGGACACAAGTTGACCCATAAGCCTCCCTACATGCCTCCCTCGTCTTCCTTGTCTTCATCCAGCGCCGTCGTTGCTTCTTCTTCCATGACTTCCACCGCTACTCAGACAAGTTTCCCTAACAGCCGGCTCTCACCGTCACCTAATAACAACTTCGACACCACCTCCCCCCTTCTACCAATTCCAGTAGCATCGCCTGTCGCCATGGCTGCGGTAGTCCAGAATGGCCTAGTTGCTGTCACCAATGGGAAGCTGTCACCTCCCCGGTTTCCCCTTGGTGTTGTTAGTGGCAGTGTCGCAGCGCCAGGCTACGGGTTCGAGACCAGCGAAGAGGACTTAGATGTTGATGAAAAGGTGGAGGACTTGATGAG GAGGGACAGTGCTATGATCAAAGAAGAGATTAAGTCTTTCCTGGCAAACAGGCGGATCTCCCAGGCTGTGGTTGCTCAGGTAACGG GGATCAGTCAGAGCCGGATCTCCCACTGGCTCCTACAGCAGGGATCAGACCTCAGCGAGCAGAAGAAAAGAGCCTTCTTTCGCTGGTACCAGCTGGAGAAAACCAACCCTG GTGCCACTCTTGCAATGCGAGCCGCCCCACTGGCTCTGGAGGAGGTGATGGACTGGCACCAAGCCCCGCCCTCATTTGGCTCAGCCCCCGGGGGCTTCCGCCTGCGGCGAGGGAGCAGATTCACCTGGAGGAAGGAGTGTCTGGCTGTCATGGAGAG CTACTTCATTGATAACCAGTACCCCGATGAAGCCAAGAGAGAGGAGATTGCCACCGCCTGCAACACTGTCATTCAGAAACCAG gtaAGAAGCTGTCCGATTTAGAGAGGGTGACATCTCTGAAGGTCTACAACTGGTTTGCCAACCGCCGCAAAGACATCAAGAGGCGCGCTAACATTG CCATCTTGGAGAGCCACGGCATCGAGGTCCAGAGTCCAGGCGGTCAGTCCAACAGCGACGAGGTGGATGGCAACGACTTCCCCGACCAG GGCTGTGAGGTGTCCTTATTTGACAAGAGAGCTTCGGCCAGGCAGTTTGGTTTCAGTCGAGCTGACCTGTCCTCTCCAACCCAG GTACCCACACTGCTCCCGAGCTGGTTTTCTGCCCTGGGTAGAGGAGGCTTGTCTGGACAGAGGGGCACTTCTTTGATTGGCCGATCCCTCCCCCAGGCGGAAGGTTCCAGATTGACAGGTGTGTCCTGGTCTCCCCCCTCGCCCTCCCTCCAGGATGAACCCACCATTCACAGCGTGCTGTCTGAGCCCCAGGACCCAATCGGTTTGGAGAAGGCGGCTGTCAATCACAGCAACCAAGCCCAAGCCAATCAGGTGGATGTGGCGGGGTGCAGTATTGGGAACGACATCAAGACGGAAACGCTGGAGGACGACTGA
- the LOC117958424 gene encoding homeobox-containing protein 1-like isoform X1, whose translation MFQQCEEPRFTIEQIDLLQRLRRTGITQVEVLHALDTLDHLERQHGHKLTHKPPYMPPSSSLSSSSAVVASSSMTSTATQTSFPNSRLSPSPNNNFDTTSPLLPIPVASPVAMAAVVQNGLVAVTNGKLSPPRFPLGVVSGSVAAPGYGFETSEEDLDVDEKVEDLMRRDSAMIKEEIKSFLANRRISQAVVAQVTGISQSRISHWLLQQGSDLSEQKKRAFFRWYQLEKTNPGATLAMRAAPLALEEVMDWHQAPPSFGSAPGGFRLRRGSRFTWRKECLAVMESYFIDNQYPDEAKREEIATACNTVIQKPGKKLSDLERVTSLKVYNWFANRRKDIKRRANIEAAILESHGIEVQSPGGQSNSDEVDGNDFPDQGCEVSLFDKRASARQFGFSRADLSSPTQVPTLLPSWFSALGRGGLSGQRGTSLIGRSLPQAEGSRLTGVSWSPPSPSLQDEPTIHSVLSEPQDPIGLEKAAVNHSNQAQANQVDVAGCSIGNDIKTETLEDD comes from the exons ATGTTCCAGCAGTGTGAGGAGCCTCGTTTCACCATCGAGCAGATTGACCTCCTCCAGAGGCTACGGAGGACAGGTATCACACAGGTGGAGGTCCTCCACGCCCTGGACACCCTGGACCACCTGGAGCGCCAACATGGACACAAGTTGACCCATAAGCCTCCCTACATGCCTCCCTCGTCTTCCTTGTCTTCATCCAGCGCCGTCGTTGCTTCTTCTTCCATGACTTCCACCGCTACTCAGACAAGTTTCCCTAACAGCCGGCTCTCACCGTCACCTAATAACAACTTCGACACCACCTCCCCCCTTCTACCAATTCCAGTAGCATCGCCTGTCGCCATGGCTGCGGTAGTCCAGAATGGCCTAGTTGCTGTCACCAATGGGAAGCTGTCACCTCCCCGGTTTCCCCTTGGTGTTGTTAGTGGCAGTGTCGCAGCGCCAGGCTACGGGTTCGAGACCAGCGAAGAGGACTTAGATGTTGATGAAAAGGTGGAGGACTTGATGAG GAGGGACAGTGCTATGATCAAAGAAGAGATTAAGTCTTTCCTGGCAAACAGGCGGATCTCCCAGGCTGTGGTTGCTCAGGTAACGG GGATCAGTCAGAGCCGGATCTCCCACTGGCTCCTACAGCAGGGATCAGACCTCAGCGAGCAGAAGAAAAGAGCCTTCTTTCGCTGGTACCAGCTGGAGAAAACCAACCCTG GTGCCACTCTTGCAATGCGAGCCGCCCCACTGGCTCTGGAGGAGGTGATGGACTGGCACCAAGCCCCGCCCTCATTTGGCTCAGCCCCCGGGGGCTTCCGCCTGCGGCGAGGGAGCAGATTCACCTGGAGGAAGGAGTGTCTGGCTGTCATGGAGAG CTACTTCATTGATAACCAGTACCCCGATGAAGCCAAGAGAGAGGAGATTGCCACCGCCTGCAACACTGTCATTCAGAAACCAG gtaAGAAGCTGTCCGATTTAGAGAGGGTGACATCTCTGAAGGTCTACAACTGGTTTGCCAACCGCCGCAAAGACATCAAGAGGCGCGCTAACATTG AAGCAGCCATCTTGGAGAGCCACGGCATCGAGGTCCAGAGTCCAGGCGGTCAGTCCAACAGCGACGAGGTGGATGGCAACGACTTCCCCGACCAG GGCTGTGAGGTGTCCTTATTTGACAAGAGAGCTTCGGCCAGGCAGTTTGGTTTCAGTCGAGCTGACCTGTCCTCTCCAACCCAG GTACCCACACTGCTCCCGAGCTGGTTTTCTGCCCTGGGTAGAGGAGGCTTGTCTGGACAGAGGGGCACTTCTTTGATTGGCCGATCCCTCCCCCAGGCGGAAGGTTCCAGATTGACAGGTGTGTCCTGGTCTCCCCCCTCGCCCTCCCTCCAGGATGAACCCACCATTCACAGCGTGCTGTCTGAGCCCCAGGACCCAATCGGTTTGGAGAAGGCGGCTGTCAATCACAGCAACCAAGCCCAAGCCAATCAGGTGGATGTGGCGGGGTGCAGTATTGGGAACGACATCAAGACGGAAACGCTGGAGGACGACTGA